One part of the Lycium ferocissimum isolate CSIRO_LF1 chromosome 8, AGI_CSIRO_Lferr_CH_V1, whole genome shotgun sequence genome encodes these proteins:
- the LOC132066879 gene encoding F-box protein PP2-B10-like isoform X2 encodes MSAWLGARELSIEWADNPDHWTWNYIYNSGIEVAELLSVCWLDIRGKIDTRQLTRKTSYSAYLVFKLTDNASELERAIASVRFVKEKAEGTDEEGYTVFLSKTKEEGENGIFPHLRSDEYMEIKLGEFFNNLGEDGEVEMRLMENKNPNWKSGIIVKGIDIRPN; translated from the exons atg AGTGCGTGGTTAGGTGCAAGAGAACTTTCAATTGAATGGGCAGACAATCCAGACCACTGGACATGGAACTATATTTACAACTCTGG TATCGAAGTAGCTGAGCTTCTCAGCGTTTGTTGGCTCGATATTCGAGGAAAGATAGACACAAGACAGCTCACACGAAAGACAAGTTATTCGGCATATTTAGTGTTCAAGTTAACAGATAATGCTTCTGAACTTGAAAGAGCAATTGCATCAGTAAGATTTGTGAAGGAAAAAGCAGAAGGAACTGATGAAGAGGGCTACACTGTTTTCCTCTCTAAGACaaaggaagaaggagaaaatggTATATTCCCACACCTACGAAGCGATGAGTATATGGAAATAAAACTTGGTGAATTTTTCAACAACTTAGGTGAAGATGGTGAGGTTGAAATGAGGTTGATGGAGAACAAAAATCCTAATTGGAAATCTGGGATTATTGTTAAGGGCATCGATATTCGTCCAAATTAA
- the LOC132066879 gene encoding F-box protein PP2-B10-like isoform X1 has protein sequence MVSAWLGARELSIEWADNPDHWTWNYIYNSGIEVAELLSVCWLDIRGKIDTRQLTRKTSYSAYLVFKLTDNASELERAIASVRFVKEKAEGTDEEGYTVFLSKTKEEGENGIFPHLRSDEYMEIKLGEFFNNLGEDGEVEMRLMENKNPNWKSGIIVKGIDIRPN, from the exons atggta AGTGCGTGGTTAGGTGCAAGAGAACTTTCAATTGAATGGGCAGACAATCCAGACCACTGGACATGGAACTATATTTACAACTCTGG TATCGAAGTAGCTGAGCTTCTCAGCGTTTGTTGGCTCGATATTCGAGGAAAGATAGACACAAGACAGCTCACACGAAAGACAAGTTATTCGGCATATTTAGTGTTCAAGTTAACAGATAATGCTTCTGAACTTGAAAGAGCAATTGCATCAGTAAGATTTGTGAAGGAAAAAGCAGAAGGAACTGATGAAGAGGGCTACACTGTTTTCCTCTCTAAGACaaaggaagaaggagaaaatggTATATTCCCACACCTACGAAGCGATGAGTATATGGAAATAAAACTTGGTGAATTTTTCAACAACTTAGGTGAAGATGGTGAGGTTGAAATGAGGTTGATGGAGAACAAAAATCCTAATTGGAAATCTGGGATTATTGTTAAGGGCATCGATATTCGTCCAAATTAA
- the LOC132066292 gene encoding putative late blight resistance protein homolog R1B-17, giving the protein MELNIYPYICDLIYFIENQIEKCGAGTVHTGQLKMELTYLLPLVDRCLSWLRVDEDNDLNALLNRINMLITKAKQDLDLLCDIGSSKLDDAICDILEEIWLLKPDIVLVLRLFPKLLPAFSTTPLLDKVLVGYIESLVDNLVFLLNNKADFVAPFKEEVEVLKGNLIFLKGFVSFILENSDHRFGDFSHFWNHVTAVAKKAASCTSSLLCLAHKSDDCIGFMPVDLLQSTKPAKSDVTCFYVGGLKLLPSRIMFTRKLDVFASDFVKFMLEAPMTKLNSSSYLLVYKDRVQNLQILLRSLLLYILCHNIHNESLVIFDLVVNEFWSFIYSLDNREMNEDLGNEFDLAISHLVQKMKPLASKILEIQKPALPFSPIDSIGCIDLVSQNLQRLLDHRIDLISPVTHQIEVVLAEIKIYKPFLEANVDQQGKLCKEMLHACKYLTGLFAKFEYLVDTFLVDPSPSWEDQLGDVVQKIKFFKEIVEFEYICKEEKDVRSDCQTSKPSTPIIDEAVVGLEDQIEILRERLIHGERKREIIPIIGMPGIGKTTLAKRIYNDRRTSDHFDIQAWCSVSPRHTASELVQDILISIVDLNDDIYKSKDLEKDSPDLVRQRLFGRRYLIVLDEMWNSQILDELQLCFPDNQNGSRILVTIGQKCEGLYFDEPLSVRLLTPEESWELLQVKYNHLRFCNQGESRKPPIPNENCPAEVGMEIAVKCEGLPLAIVLVAGFLVNTEDDKDWLTITTQAFMTTQISSEIYAFPKSTEIPVSKLKWLWVSEGFVKKDEVKKPEEVAEDYLNDLMGRSLTRKVLASGMAVLAFLSGYTF; this is encoded by the exons ATGGAGTTGAATATTTATCCTTATATTTGCGATCTTATCTATTTTATTGAAAATCAAATTGAGAAATGCGGGGCGGGGACTGTTCATACAGGGCAGCTCAAGATGGAACTAACTTATTTATTACCACTTGTTGACCGTTGCCTTTCATGGTTGCGCGTGGATGAGGACAATGATCTGAATGCACTTTTGAATCGTATCAACATGTTGATCACAAAGGCAAAACAGGACCTTGACTTGCTTTGTGATATTGGAAGTTCTAAACTGGATGATGCTATTTGTGACATACTTGAAGAGATTTGGCTACTCAAGCCAGACATTGTTTTAGTTCTAAGACTATTTCCGAAGCTCCTCCCAGCATTTTCTACTACTCCATTGCTCGATAAAGTCCTGGTTGGATACATCGAATCCCTCGTTGACAATCTGGTGTTCTTGCTGAACAACAAGGCAGATTTTGTTGCTCCTTTCAAGGAAGAAGTTGAAGTTCTCAaaggaaatttaatttttcttaaaggtTTTGTTTCCTTCATACTAGAGAACTCTGATCATCGGTTCGGCGACTTCAGCCATTTCTGGAATCATGTCACAGCTGTGGCCAAAAAAGCAGCGAGCTGTACTTCTTCTTTACTTTGTTTGGCACACAAATCGGATGATTGCATTGGTTTCATGCCTGTAGATCTACTACAGAGCACTAAACCTGCTAAATCGGATGTCACTTGTTTTTATGTTGGAGGCCTGAAACTTTTACCCTCACGGATAATGTTTACTAGAAAATTGGATGTCTTTGCATCGGACTTTGTTAAGTTCATGCTAGAAGCACCGATGACTAAGCTCAATTCCAGTTCCTATCTACTGGTCTACAAAGATCGTGTTCAAAATCTCCAAATTTTGCTCAGGTCACTGCTGTTATATATCTTATGCCACAATATCCACAATGAAAGCTTGGTAATCTTTGATCTTGTAGTCAATGAGTTTTGGTCGTTCATTTACTCATTAGACAACcgagaaatgaatgaagattTGGGCAACGAATTTGATCTTGCTATATCTCATTTGGTGCAAAAGATGAAGCCTCTGGCATCAAAGATCTTAGAGATACAAAAGCCAGCATTGCCCTTTTCCCCGATTGATAGTATTGGATGTATAGATTTGGTGTCACAGAATTTGCAGAGATTGTTGGATCATAGGATTGATTTGATTTCTCCGGTAACACATCAGATTGAAGTTGTACTGGCTGAGATTAAAATTTACAAACCTTTTCTTGAAGCTAATGTTGACCAACAAGGCAAGTTATGTAAGGAAATGCTACATGCTTGCAAATATTTGACTGGTTTATTTGCCAAATTTGAGTATCTTGTTGACACGTTCCTGGTTGATCCTTCTCCCTCATGGGAGGATCAGTTAGGCGATGTCGTTCAAAAGATCAAGTTCTTCAAGGAAATTGTTGAATTTGAGTACATCTGCAAAGAAGAGAAGGATGTCAGAAGTGATTGTCAAACATCAAAACCTAGCACGCCAATCATTGATGAAGCAGTTGTGGGCTTGGAGGATCAGATAGAAATATTAAGGGAACGGCTAATTCATGGAGAGCGCAAGCGTGAAATCATTCCTATCATTGGTATGCCAGGGATTGGGAAGACAACACTCGCCAAAAGAATTTACAATGACAGAAGAACTTCAGATCACTTTGATATTCAGGCATGGTGTTCTGTTTCTCCTAGACATACGGCGAGTGAGTTGGTGCAAGATATTTTAATATCTATCGTTGATCTGAACGATGACATTTACAAGTCAAAGGATCTAGAGAAAGATTCTCCTGACCTTGTACGCCAACGGTTATTTGGGAGAAGATACCTTATTGTTTTAGATGAAATGTGGAATTCTCAAATACTTGATGAGTTGCAGCTGTGTTTTCCAGATAATCAAAATGGAAGCAGAATTCTAGTTACCATTGGCCAAAAATGTGAGGGTCTATATTTTGATGAACCTCTTTCGGTTCGCTTGTTGACTCCGGAAGAAAGTTGGGAGCTCTTACAAGTGAAGTATAATCACCTTCGCTTCTGTAATCAAGGAGAATCTCGCAAACCCCCAATTCCTAATGAGAACTGTCCTgctgaagttgggatggaaattGCGGTAAAATGTGAAGGGCTACCTCTGGCCATTGTTCTGGTAGCTGGGTTTCTTGTCAATACAGAGGATGACAAAGATTGGCTAACCATTACTACACAGGCCTTCATGACTACACAGATCAGTTCAGAAATTTATG CATTCCCGAAGAGTACAGAAATTCCAGTTTCAAAACTAAAATGGTTATGGGTTAGTGAAGGATTTGTAAAGAAAGATGAGGTGAAGAAACCAGAGGAGGTAGCAGAAGATTACCTGAACGATCTTATGGGGAGGAGCCTC ACGCGAAAAGTTCTTGCCAGTGGCATGGCGGTTCTCGCGTTTCTCTCAGGGTACACTTTTTGA